In a single window of the Dreissena polymorpha isolate Duluth1 chromosome 3, UMN_Dpol_1.0, whole genome shotgun sequence genome:
- the LOC127873542 gene encoding uncharacterized protein LOC127873542 produces MYETSIVFTVIYLFIVKASQEPECFRFDYEEKLLEKMVRMEFKMEQALKRIDVFEEILQRKTKDIQDTFADVGQLHDKAIEIAKTSKADRVSRYIRWGRSTCPAFSNVTRIYDGFAAGTHYSQSGGGVDYLCVPQVPGMARSVTTARHYSIIHGAEYEVYDGTILSSLHDHEVPCAVCLVQGTTTIMIPGRQTCYDGWSVQYQGFLMTEHDSHKSNKRFVCIDVTAEIADDSSASDQNGARFYFVFAQCGSLKCPSYTTDCAMFCFVCSKI; encoded by the exons atgtatgaaacatctaTAGTTTTTACTgtaatttacttatttattgtAAAGGCATCGCAAGAGCCGGAGTGTTTCCGATTCGACTACGAGGAGAAATTGCTGGAGAAGATGGTGCGAATGGAGTTCAAAATGGAACAGGCTTTGAAGCGCATTGATGTTTTTGAAGAGATACTACAAAGAAAGACCAAGGACATTCAAG atACGTTTGCTGATGTTGGACAACTTCACGATAAAGCAATCGAGATCGCGAAGACCTCCAAAGCCGATCGCGTATCAAGGTACATCAGATGGGGGCGCTCAACGTGCCCTGCATTTAGTAACGTCACACGTATATACGACGGCTTTGCGGCTGGAACACACTACTCCCAGTCAGGAGGAGGCGTGGATTACCTGTGTGTCCCACAAGTGCCGGGCATGGCGAGATCGGTCACAACTGCCAGGCATTATAGCATTATACACGGTGCCGAGTATGAAGTTTACGACGGAACAATTTTGTCTTCGCTCCATGATCACGAAGTTCCATGCGCAGTGTGTCTTGTTCAAGGTACAACCACAATTATGATTCCCGGTCGACAAACGTGCTACGATGGTTGGAGCGTTCAATATCAAGGGTTCCTAATGACAGAGCATGATTCTCATAAAAGTAATAAACGGTTTGTATGTATAGACGTGACTGCAGAAATCGCCGACGACAGCAGCGCTTCTGATCAGAATGGAGCGCGGTTTTACTTTGTGTTTGCTCAATGCGGTTCTCTAAAGTGTCCATCTTACACGACCGATTGTGCGATGTTTTGTTTCGTGTGTTCGAAGATCTAA
- the LOC127875457 gene encoding calmodulin-A-like, whose amino-acid sequence MSDLTEEQIKEFREAFDLFDKDGDQTITTAELLTVMRSLGHNPSNEELMQMIREVDINGNGKIEFNEFLALMEKNLRCYDSEELIRGAFEVIDLHGDGYITYQQLRQVVHDLGLDYTEDEMRDMIAEADTSGEGRVNYHDFLTVMTNNL is encoded by the exons ATG AGCGACCTTACAGAGGAGCAGATCAAAG AGTTTCGCGAAGCATTCGATCTCTTCGACAAAGATGGCGACCAAACGATTACCACGGCCGAGCTCCTGACCGTGATGCGGTCGCTAGGACACAACCCTAGTAACGAGGAGTTGATGCAGATGATCAGGGAGGTCGACATAAACG GGAACGGAAAGATCGAGTTCAACGAGTTTCTCGCGCTGATGGAGAAGAACCTGCGATGTTACGACTCGGAGGAGCTCATCCGGGGCGCCTTTGAGGTCATCGATCTCCACGGGGACGGCTACATCACCTACCAGCAACTGCGACAG GTCGTCCATGATCTGGGTCTGGACTACACGGAGGACGAAATGAGAGACATGATCGCCGAGGCGGACACTTCCGGCGAAGGCAGGGTCAACTAC